The nucleotide sequence AATTCTTGGTGAATTGGCAGGTCTGTTATCAGATACCACCAGCCACCAAGAATTTTAAGTGGGAGCGGGGGCTCAAAAAATGAAAGCACTTCTCGGTACCAAAGTTGGTATGACCCAGATCCTTAGCGATGATGGTGTTGCAATTCCTGTAACGCTCATTCAAGCTGGCCCTTGTACTGTGACTCAGGTAAAAACCGTCGAAAAAGACGGCTATAATGCAGTACAAATTGGGTATGGTGAGGGTAAGAAACTGAGCAATGCCGTGGCTGGCCATGTGAAAGCCGCAAACGTATCTCCGAAAGTTATTCGTGAGATCCGTGTCGATAATCTGCCTGAAGAGGTAAAGGTCGGCGATACTATTAACGTAACGAATTTCGCGCTGGGTGAAAATGTCAATGTCACCGGCACGAGCAAGGGTAAGGGTTTCGCTGGTACTGTTAAGCGGCACAACTTCAATACCAGCAAGAAAACCCACGGTGGTAACGGCAATGTTCGCAAGCCAGGCTCAATCGGTTCAATGTATCCGCAAAAAGTCTTTAAAGGCAAGCGGATGGCTGGCCGTATGGGTCACGACAAAGTAACAGTTAAGAACTTAACGGTTGCATTTGTTGACGTTGAGCACAACCTTATTGGTCTAAAAGGTGCCGTACCTGGTCCTCGTCGCGGAATCGTAACAATTGGAGGTAAAGCGTAATGGCTGAAGTTAAAACTACTTTACCAGAAAGCGTGTTTGCCGTTGACGTTCCGAACCACGAGCTGCTGAAACTGGCGTACGACGCCTACCTAGCAAATGCACGGCTCGCAAGCGCTACCACGAAAACTCGTGGTGAAATAAGTGGCGGTGGTAAAAAACCCTATCGCCAAAAAGGCACCGGTCGCGCCCGTACTGGTTCGATCCGCAACCCACTATGGCGTGGTGGTGGCACGGTCTTCGGTCCACTTGGTAACGAAAATTATAAGAAGAAGCTTTCGACAACTGCAAAACGAACAGCAGTTCGTCAAGCTCTGACACTTGCAAAGCAAGCAGACAAGATTGTCATTGCCGAGATCAGTACTACTGGAAAAACCAAAGAGGTAGCAGCGTTTCTAAAAGACAACAATGCTAATCGTCGTGTGCTTATCGTTGTCGACGAAAAAACTCCAGAGTTATTGCGAGCAACAGCCAACATTGAAAATGTTGTACTCGTAAGAGCGACCTACCTAACTGTTTTCCACGTACTCAATGCAGATACTATCATCATGAGTTCAAGCGCGGTGAAGGCTATTGAAGCTTGGCTAGGAGGAAATGCGTAATGACTGTTATAAGTCTTATCCCCCGCATGAGCGAGAAGGCATACGGATCTGCCCAAAATAACACCTATGTATTTAGCGTGCCCGTATCGGCCAACAAGCAGCAAATTGCTCAAGCCGTTGCCGAACAGTACAAGGTTGAAGTGAGTGACGTACATACACTTGTGTCAAAAGGCAAGGTAGTCCGTTTTTCACGAGGCACCCGTCGTATGCCTGGCACCGCTCAGCGAAAAGATACTAAAAAGGCCTATGTTACTTTGGTCGAAGGTAGCAGCATTAAGATTTTTGACGAAGCCGATACTAAGGAGACCAAGTAATGGCGATTAAAGCATACAAACCAACCACGCCAGGACGACGTGGTATGACAAGCCAGGACTTTTCGGATATTACTACACGTAAACCGTTGAAAAGCCTAGTAGTCATCAAAAAATCGACCGCTGGTCGAAATAACACTGGTCGAATTACAACTCGTCACCGCGGTGGTGGTGTAAAACGGTTTTACCGCATCTTAAACCATCGGCTTGCACCTGGTACGATTGCCACCGTTGAGCACATCGAATACGACCCAAATCGCAGCGCGCGCATTGCTCGTATCAAAGATCAACACGGTTTGTACCACTACATCATTGCTGACACTAATATGCAGATCGGCACAAAGGTCACCAGTGGTGAAGGTGCAGCCGTCGAAGCAAGTAACCGTTTATCGCTTAGCGCAATTCCAACCGGTACTCAGATTTACAACATCGAGCTACAGCCCGGTAAGGGTGGTCAAGCCGTTCGCGCAGCTGGCGCAAAAGCCCAACTTATGGCAAAAGAAGGTGACTATGCACTGGTACGCATGCCAAGCGGTGAAGTTCGCCGCTTCCGCGTAGAATGTATGGCAACCATCGGTGTCGTGGGCAACATTCAACATCAGAACGTTAAAATCGGTTCTGCTGGTCGCAAACGCCGTATGGGTATCCGCCCAACTGTCCGTGGTGTCGTCATGAATGCCGTCGATCACCCGCATGGTGGTGGTGATGGTGGTCGCCATGGTTCTGGTAAACCGCCACGAACACCATGGGGTCAATTGACTCTCGGTTTCCGCACCCGACGCCGTAAATATAGTAATAACATGATCGCAAGAAGCCGCCATGAAGCAAAGAGGAGGAAGAAGTAAACTATGAGCCGTTCTCTTAAAAAAGGCCCATACATTGATTTCAAGCTCGCGAAAAAAGTTGCGGCGCTTGGAAACGACGATCGAACCTTGATTAAAACCTGGGCTCGAGCAAGCACGATCACCCCAGAAATGGTGAACCGAACCATTGCCGTACATAATGGCCGTTTACATGTCCCTGTGTACGTCACCGAAATGATGGTTGGTCATAAGCTTGGTGAATTTGCTCCTACCCGTAAGTTCCGTAAGCACGGCGGTAAGGAGAAGAGATAATGACCGAAGTGAAAGATGTTCGCGCAATTGCTAAAGGGGTAACATTGGCGCCTCGCAAGGTGTCGTTGGTTGCCAGCCTGGTGCGTGGTCGCAGTGTGGCTGACGCACTTGTCATCCTACAGCATACTCCAAAGCGAGCTGCGCTTCCATTAGCAAAAGCTATCGCTAGTGCTAAAGCTAATGCCGTCACCACCCATGGTTTGAGCGAAAAAACACTGATAATTAAAGCTTTGCAAGTGACAGCTGGACCTCGCCTTAAGCGCTTCCGCCCAGCTGCTCGTGGCCAAGCTTTGCCGTATCAAAAACGAACCAGCCACATTCATGTAGTAGTGACCGGTGATGTGAAACCTAAGAAAGCTGTAGCCAAAGCTGAAAAAGCTACAAGCAAGGAGAGCAAGTAATGGGACAAAAAGTCAACCCCATCAACATGCGCCTGCAAGTAAATAAAGACTGGCGATCACGCTGGTTTGCTAACAAGCGCGAATTCGCTATCTGGTTAGCGCAGGACGCCGCGGTACGCGCGCTGATCGAAAAGAAATTTGCTTCACGGCCTACCATTAACAAGATCGAGATCGAGCGATCGGCTAACCTGGCAACTATTACGATCCACACGGCAAAAGCCGGTGTCGTCATTGGCCGCGGTGGTGCAGGTGTCCAAGACCTAAAAGCCCAGATCGAAAAAATTGTTGATATGCAGGTTCGCGTTAACATCGAAGAGGTGAAACGGCCAGAATTAGCCGCTAAATTAGTAGCTGAGAACATCGCTCACCAACTCGAACGACGCATTAACTTCCGACGTGCTGTTAAGATGACCGCTCAGAACACCATGACCGCCGGCGCCAAAGGCGTGCGAATCGAGGTCGCCGGTCGTTTGAACGGCGCTGAAATGAGCCGTCGCGAAAAAGAAATCCGCGGTAGTGTCCCACTACACACACTCCGCGCTGACATAGATTACCATTTAGCAACAGCCCGAACTCCTACCGGCATCATTGGTGTCAAGGTATGGATTTATAAGGGCGAGCGCGCCTAAGGTCGAAGGAGACGCTAGATATGTTATTACCAAAGAAAACCAAATTCCGCAAAGTACGAAAAGGCAAGAATGATGGCATCGCTACCGCCGGCAATTACATTGCTTTTGGTGATTTTGCCATTCAAAGCCTCAGCAACGAGCGCATTACAAGTCGACAAATCGAATCAGCTCGTCAAGCGATGACTCGCTACATCAAGCGCGGTGGTAAAATCTGGATCCGAATTTTTCCGCACACTCCAGTCACCCGTAAACCCCAGGACGTTAAGATGGGCAGCGGTAAAGGTAACCCTGAGTTCTTTGTCGCAAAAGTAAAAGCCGGAACTGTCATGTTTGAAATGAAAGGCGTCAGCGAAGAAATTGCTCGTGAAGCAATGCGCCTTGCAAGCCACAAGTTGCCAGTTCGAACGCGATTCATCAAACGGGAGGAAGCCTAAATGGCCTCAATTAAAGAACTAAGAGATAAAACAGTCGAAGAACTGCGGGCTGAACTTCGCGCAAAACAACTCGAGCAGGTTGAATTGAAGCGTTCGCACGCCGCGGGTGAAGTAGCAAATCCTCGACAGCTGACCAAAATTCGTCGAGAAATCGCTCAACTTGCGACCCTCATTAACGAAGCAGCGCAATCGACAGAGGAGAATGCATAATGGCAAAGAAAGTTATCGGAACTGTCACTTCTGACGTGCAAGATAAAACCATTGTAGTCACTGCAACGCGCCGTGTCACACATCCAGTGTACGGCAAGCAAAGCACCAAGACCCAGAAGTATGCAGCCGACGATCCTAAAAATGAAGCTCACGTTGGTGACTTGGTTGAAATCAGCGAAATCCCACCAAAGAGCAAGAATAAGACCTGGAAACTTGACCGGATTATTGAAACTGGTCACGGTTCAATTGAACTTGTCGAGGAGACTGCGTAATGATACAGCAAGAATCACGCCTCAAAGTCGCTGATAACAGTGGCGCAAAGGAAATCTTATGCATTCGTGTATTAGGTGGTACAGGACGTCGTTACGCAGGCGTTGGTGACATTATCGTTGCCTCAGTAAAGCAAGCTAGTCCAACCGGTACAGTGAAGAAAAAGTCTGTTGTTAAAGCAGTTATAGTGCGCACCAGCGACACGATCCAGCGCAAAGATGGCAGTACTATCAAATTCGACGAGAATGCCGCGGTTATCATCAATGATGACAAGCAGCCTCGCGCAACCCGCGTTTTCGGCCCGATCCCGCGCGAGCTCCGCGATCTTGGCTACAGCAAGATAATCAGCCTAGCACCGGAGGTACTTTAATATGGCAGCAAACCAATCGATTAAAAAGATCAAAAAAGACGATATCGTCAAAATCATGGCAGGTGCCCACAAGGGCAAAACCGGTAAGGTGCTCGCCGTAGTGACCAAAGAACAAGGTGTCTTGATTGAAGGCATTGGTAAAATGAAACGCAACATTAAGCCAAACCAGCTCAATCCGCGAGGGGGCACGAAAGAAATTCACGTGCCGATTCCAGTGAGCAAGGTCGCTTTGGTTGTTGACGAAAAAAGCGCCGCTACCAGCCGCATCGGTTTTGTTATGAAGGACGGCAAGAAAATCCGCGTCGCGCGTCAAGCTAAGAATAAGGAGATTAAGTAATGGCTACCAAGAGTATCAGCCCCGCCGCTCCGCGACTGAAACAGCTCTACAATGAGCGTTTGGTAGCTGAGCTTAAGAAAGAACTAGAACTCGATAATGTACATCAGGTGCCACGCCTTGAGAAGATTGTTATCAGTTCGGGCATCGGAAAGCATAAAGACGACAAGCGATACTATGAAGTTGTCACGAATACACTCACCAAAATTACAGGTCAAAAACCTGTTGACCGCATGGCACGAAAGAGCATTGCGAGCTTCAAGATTCGAGCAGGCATGAACCGGATTGGCGTCAGCGTCACGCTTCGCGGCGCACGTATGTACGAATTTCTTGATCGCCTAGTGAATGTTGGACTGCCGCGCGTTCGTGACTTCCATGGTGTGGGCGCTAAAGGATTTGACCGCAGCGGTAATTATAGCCTCGGTATTGTTGAACAATCTATCTTTCCCGAGCTCAACTTCGAGGACACCCAGGTGCTCCATGGCCTTCAGGTGACGTTTGTCTTCCGCAGCCAGAAGCCAAAACATACCCGTCTGCTATTAGAAAAATTTGGCGTACCATTTGAAAAAGGAGGTAAGCGCTAATGGCTAAAAAATCCATGATTGCCCGTGACCTTAAACGGCAAAAATTAATTAAAAAATACGCACAAAAACGCGCTGAGCTCAAAGCAGCTGGCGATCAAGAAGGCTTAGCTAAGCTACCACTTAACTCAAGTCCTACTCGCTGGAAAAACCGCGACGCTCTTACGGGTCGTCCTCGTGGTTACTTCCGCCGATTTGGTCTGAGCCGCATTAGCTTCCGTGAACTTGCCAGTCGAGGCGAGGTACCTGGTGTCACAAAGAGTAGTTGGTAAGAGAGGAACAGAGTATTATGTCATTACAATCATCTGACCCAATCGCCGACTTGTTGACACGTATCCGCAATGCGTCGCTTGTTGGCAAAACAGAAGTTCGCGTTCCAAGTAGCAAAATTAAAGAAACTAT is from Verrucomicrobiia bacterium and encodes:
- the rplC gene encoding 50S ribosomal protein L3 produces the protein MKALLGTKVGMTQILSDDGVAIPVTLIQAGPCTVTQVKTVEKDGYNAVQIGYGEGKKLSNAVAGHVKAANVSPKVIREIRVDNLPEEVKVGDTINVTNFALGENVNVTGTSKGKGFAGTVKRHNFNTSKKTHGGNGNVRKPGSIGSMYPQKVFKGKRMAGRMGHDKVTVKNLTVAFVDVEHNLIGLKGAVPGPRRGIVTIGGKA
- the rplD gene encoding 50S ribosomal protein L4; protein product: MAEVKTTLPESVFAVDVPNHELLKLAYDAYLANARLASATTKTRGEISGGGKKPYRQKGTGRARTGSIRNPLWRGGGTVFGPLGNENYKKKLSTTAKRTAVRQALTLAKQADKIVIAEISTTGKTKEVAAFLKDNNANRRVLIVVDEKTPELLRATANIENVVLVRATYLTVFHVLNADTIIMSSSAVKAIEAWLGGNA
- a CDS encoding 50S ribosomal protein L23, whose protein sequence is MTVISLIPRMSEKAYGSAQNNTYVFSVPVSANKQQIAQAVAEQYKVEVSDVHTLVSKGKVVRFSRGTRRMPGTAQRKDTKKAYVTLVEGSSIKIFDEADTKETK
- the rplB gene encoding 50S ribosomal protein L2, encoding MAIKAYKPTTPGRRGMTSQDFSDITTRKPLKSLVVIKKSTAGRNNTGRITTRHRGGGVKRFYRILNHRLAPGTIATVEHIEYDPNRSARIARIKDQHGLYHYIIADTNMQIGTKVTSGEGAAVEASNRLSLSAIPTGTQIYNIELQPGKGGQAVRAAGAKAQLMAKEGDYALVRMPSGEVRRFRVECMATIGVVGNIQHQNVKIGSAGRKRRMGIRPTVRGVVMNAVDHPHGGGDGGRHGSGKPPRTPWGQLTLGFRTRRRKYSNNMIARSRHEAKRRKK
- the rpsS gene encoding 30S ribosomal protein S19, whose product is MSRSLKKGPYIDFKLAKKVAALGNDDRTLIKTWARASTITPEMVNRTIAVHNGRLHVPVYVTEMMVGHKLGEFAPTRKFRKHGGKEKR
- the rplV gene encoding 50S ribosomal protein L22, giving the protein MTEVKDVRAIAKGVTLAPRKVSLVASLVRGRSVADALVILQHTPKRAALPLAKAIASAKANAVTTHGLSEKTLIIKALQVTAGPRLKRFRPAARGQALPYQKRTSHIHVVVTGDVKPKKAVAKAEKATSKESK
- the rpsC gene encoding 30S ribosomal protein S3, which gives rise to MGQKVNPINMRLQVNKDWRSRWFANKREFAIWLAQDAAVRALIEKKFASRPTINKIEIERSANLATITIHTAKAGVVIGRGGAGVQDLKAQIEKIVDMQVRVNIEEVKRPELAAKLVAENIAHQLERRINFRRAVKMTAQNTMTAGAKGVRIEVAGRLNGAEMSRREKEIRGSVPLHTLRADIDYHLATARTPTGIIGVKVWIYKGERA
- the rplP gene encoding 50S ribosomal protein L16, with product MLLPKKTKFRKVRKGKNDGIATAGNYIAFGDFAIQSLSNERITSRQIESARQAMTRYIKRGGKIWIRIFPHTPVTRKPQDVKMGSGKGNPEFFVAKVKAGTVMFEMKGVSEEIAREAMRLASHKLPVRTRFIKREEA
- the rpmC gene encoding 50S ribosomal protein L29, whose protein sequence is MASIKELRDKTVEELRAELRAKQLEQVELKRSHAAGEVANPRQLTKIRREIAQLATLINEAAQSTEENA
- the rpsQ gene encoding 30S ribosomal protein S17; its protein translation is MAKKVIGTVTSDVQDKTIVVTATRRVTHPVYGKQSTKTQKYAADDPKNEAHVGDLVEISEIPPKSKNKTWKLDRIIETGHGSIELVEETA
- the rplN gene encoding 50S ribosomal protein L14, translating into MIQQESRLKVADNSGAKEILCIRVLGGTGRRYAGVGDIIVASVKQASPTGTVKKKSVVKAVIVRTSDTIQRKDGSTIKFDENAAVIINDDKQPRATRVFGPIPRELRDLGYSKIISLAPEVL
- the rplX gene encoding 50S ribosomal protein L24; amino-acid sequence: MAANQSIKKIKKDDIVKIMAGAHKGKTGKVLAVVTKEQGVLIEGIGKMKRNIKPNQLNPRGGTKEIHVPIPVSKVALVVDEKSAATSRIGFVMKDGKKIRVARQAKNKEIK
- the rplE gene encoding 50S ribosomal protein L5 produces the protein MATKSISPAAPRLKQLYNERLVAELKKELELDNVHQVPRLEKIVISSGIGKHKDDKRYYEVVTNTLTKITGQKPVDRMARKSIASFKIRAGMNRIGVSVTLRGARMYEFLDRLVNVGLPRVRDFHGVGAKGFDRSGNYSLGIVEQSIFPELNFEDTQVLHGLQVTFVFRSQKPKHTRLLLEKFGVPFEKGGKR
- the rpsN gene encoding 30S ribosomal protein S14; translated protein: MAKKSMIARDLKRQKLIKKYAQKRAELKAAGDQEGLAKLPLNSSPTRWKNRDALTGRPRGYFRRFGLSRISFRELASRGEVPGVTKSSW